One Jeotgalicoccus saudimassiliensis DNA window includes the following coding sequences:
- the miaA gene encoding tRNA (adenosine(37)-N6)-dimethylallyltransferase MiaA: MLKSKLLILVGPTAIGKTALSIDIAKKFNAEIISGDSMQVYRGMDIGTGKITQDEMDGVPHHMIDILNPDETFSVSDFQQQVEHLVKDIESRGNIPMIAGGTGHYIKALIDGYEFNDENRDDIDRLTGEFESWTDEALFSELTRLQPDNEIHPNNRKRIIRQLVKQNLDTTEKKAYTQKPKYDTFLIGLTADRSVIYDRINKRVAEMFKTGLVEEVTGLQNDGLSKTAGQAIGYKEFLPYFKGEAELSDVMERIQAHSRQYAKRQLTFFRNQLDVNWYDIAHSNTDIIFEDIYQFLQTKGEN; the protein is encoded by the coding sequence ATGTTGAAAAGTAAATTACTAATATTAGTCGGTCCGACAGCAATCGGCAAAACAGCTCTATCGATCGATATCGCAAAAAAATTTAATGCTGAAATTATAAGCGGCGACTCCATGCAGGTGTACAGAGGAATGGATATTGGGACCGGAAAAATTACACAGGACGAAATGGACGGTGTGCCGCATCATATGATCGATATTTTGAATCCGGATGAGACTTTTTCAGTTTCAGATTTCCAGCAGCAGGTGGAACATCTCGTTAAAGATATCGAATCGAGAGGCAATATCCCGATGATTGCCGGCGGTACCGGCCATTACATTAAAGCGCTGATTGACGGTTATGAATTTAACGATGAAAACAGGGATGATATCGACCGTCTGACCGGGGAATTTGAATCGTGGACAGACGAAGCGCTGTTTAGCGAACTGACCAGACTTCAGCCGGATAATGAAATACATCCGAATAACCGCAAGAGGATTATCCGTCAGCTTGTGAAGCAAAACCTTGATACAACAGAAAAGAAAGCGTATACACAAAAGCCGAAATATGATACATTCTTAATAGGTCTCACAGCAGACAGAAGTGTGATATACGACCGGATTAACAAACGGGTGGCTGAAATGTTTAAAACAGGGCTTGTGGAAGAGGTAACCGGACTGCAGAATGACGGGCTGTCTAAAACAGCCGGACAGGCAATCGGCTATAAGGAGTTCCTGCCGTATTTTAAAGGGGAAGCAGAATTATCTGACGTGATGGAGCGCATTCAGGCTCATTCTCGGCAGTATGCGAAGCGGCAGCTGACATTTTTCCGTAACCAGCTCGATGTAAATTGGTATGATATCGCACATTCAAACACAGATATAATCTTTGAAGATATATATCAATTCTTACAAACAAAAGGGGAGAATTAA
- the thiW gene encoding energy coupling factor transporter S component ThiW — translation MTYTAAFVALNVILSTVVTIPIGIIRAAPVQHLINVLGAVLTGPWVIVQAFISSTIRVLFGTGTVFAYPGSMIGALAAWLLYKYTKKLSLAAMGEVLGTGVIGALSLYPLIIVLELDESLFTIVAAAFLVSSFIGAGLSFIILKQLEKHGVLLRI, via the coding sequence ATGACCTACACCGCAGCTTTCGTCGCTTTAAACGTAATTTTAAGTACAGTCGTTACGATTCCCATCGGCATTATCAGGGCAGCACCGGTTCAGCATCTCATCAATGTGCTCGGTGCGGTTTTAACCGGGCCGTGGGTCATCGTGCAGGCGTTTATCTCGTCGACCATCAGAGTACTATTCGGTACGGGTACAGTGTTCGCGTACCCCGGCAGTATGATCGGCGCGCTCGCGGCCTGGCTCCTGTACAAATACACTAAAAAGCTGTCGCTCGCAGCCATGGGTGAAGTACTCGGCACCGGCGTCATCGGTGCCCTCAGCCTGTACCCGCTCATCATCGTTTTAGAACTCGATGAGAGCCTGTTCACGATTGTCGCAGCAGCATTTCTCGTATCGAGCTTTATCGGTGCGGGGCTCTCTTTTATCATCCTGAAACAATTGGAAAAACACGGGGTCTTACTGCGGATATAA
- a CDS encoding glutathione peroxidase: MKHTFYDLSAQDADGDHFQMNELEGKVVLIVNTASECGFNSQLNELEKLYKKYNDIGLEILAFPSNNFMNQEPCSATEARDAYSSQHGVSYKVMEKTDVKGEHIHPLFKYLTEGKSGLITNSIKWNFTKFLVTREGKVVKRYPPQKSPLDIEEDVKKYLAG; this comes from the coding sequence ATGAAACACACATTCTATGATCTCTCGGCACAGGATGCAGACGGCGACCATTTTCAAATGAATGAACTGGAAGGAAAAGTAGTACTGATTGTTAATACAGCGAGTGAGTGCGGCTTTAACAGTCAGCTCAATGAGCTTGAAAAGTTATATAAAAAGTATAATGATATCGGCCTTGAAATACTGGCATTCCCGTCAAATAACTTTATGAACCAGGAACCATGTTCTGCAACAGAAGCACGTGATGCATACAGCAGTCAGCACGGTGTATCATATAAAGTGATGGAAAAGACAGATGTTAAAGGTGAACACATTCATCCTTTATTTAAATACTTAACTGAAGGCAAATCCGGTTTAATTACCAATTCAATAAAATGGAACTTTACTAAATTTCTCGTGACTCGTGAGGGCAAGGTGGTTAAACGCTATCCCCCGCAAAAATCACCGCTTGATATCGAAGAAGATGTTAAAAAATATCTCGCAGGATAA
- a CDS encoding ABC transporter ATP-binding protein, with product MSNFFARPFGHERLITQADIKKARRTNKNKAENMGATLKRIWQFMRGERKRLYFIIALVVVTSLLSIVGPFLVGRIVDDYFIPREFDGLLRILMILLASYIMLSATTFIQAYLMVGLSQRTIYKLRHRLFEHMQELPVTFYDKRQHGELMSRMTNDIETLSQTMNSSFIQFTTSIVTLVGTFSVMLYLSPLLTFLTALIIPILIVSVRFITNRTGPLYKMRQRRTGELNGYIEEIVSGQEIVKVFSQEERAVDNFESRAKNLREVTFWANLYSGFIPKIMNMLNNLSFTIVAGAGGILALTTNGVVTVGIIVVFAEYARQFTRPLADLSNQLNQVLSAVAGAERVFHILDTPAEKDDGKITDKTIRGHIEFENVTFSYSKQQQKPTIKNLSFDVSAGESVALIGATGAGKTTVMQLLARFYETDKGRILVDGENIKDYTRTNIRSQTAFVLQDPYLFEATIRENIRYGRMDATDDEVIEAAKVANAHDFIMTLEQGYDTVLDLDEGFISQGQKQLISIARALITDPAILLLDEATSSIDTITELKIQESLERLMKGRTSIIIAHRLNTIKAVDRIFVLGQGEMLEAGTEEELLKLEGKYYDMVNQ from the coding sequence ATGAGTAACTTTTTTGCAAGGCCATTCGGGCATGAGCGCCTGATTACGCAGGCGGATATTAAAAAGGCGAGACGGACCAACAAAAACAAAGCGGAAAACATGGGAGCGACGCTAAAACGTATTTGGCAGTTTATGCGCGGAGAACGAAAGCGTCTGTACTTCATCATTGCGCTCGTTGTCGTTACGAGTCTTCTCAGCATTGTCGGCCCGTTTTTAGTCGGTCGTATCGTAGATGATTACTTTATCCCTCGTGAGTTTGACGGACTGTTACGCATACTGATGATTTTGCTCGCATCGTATATCATGCTGTCGGCAACGACATTTATTCAGGCGTATCTGATGGTCGGTCTGTCGCAGCGGACGATTTACAAATTGAGGCACCGCCTGTTTGAACATATGCAGGAGCTGCCGGTGACTTTTTACGATAAGCGTCAGCACGGTGAGTTAATGAGCCGGATGACGAATGATATAGAAACATTGTCACAGACGATGAACTCGTCATTCATTCAGTTTACGACGAGTATCGTCACGCTGGTCGGGACGTTTTCGGTCATGCTTTACTTAAGCCCGCTGTTAACATTCCTGACAGCACTCATTATTCCGATACTGATTGTCAGCGTCCGGTTCATTACAAACCGCACCGGGCCGCTGTATAAAATGCGTCAGCGCCGTACAGGTGAACTGAACGGCTACATTGAAGAGATCGTTTCAGGGCAGGAAATTGTTAAAGTGTTCTCGCAGGAAGAGCGTGCGGTGGATAATTTTGAAAGCCGTGCGAAAAACTTAAGAGAAGTGACGTTCTGGGCCAACCTGTACTCGGGGTTCATTCCTAAAATAATGAACATGCTGAACAACCTGTCATTTACGATAGTTGCAGGGGCAGGGGGGATTCTCGCACTGACGACAAACGGTGTTGTCACTGTCGGAATAATTGTCGTATTCGCGGAATACGCCCGCCAGTTTACGCGCCCGCTCGCTGATTTATCGAACCAGTTAAACCAGGTGCTCTCGGCAGTCGCAGGGGCAGAGCGCGTGTTCCACATTCTCGATACACCTGCCGAAAAAGATGACGGTAAAATTACTGATAAAACGATTCGCGGGCATATCGAATTTGAAAATGTGACGTTCTCGTACAGTAAACAGCAGCAGAAACCGACGATTAAAAATCTGTCATTCGACGTGAGTGCAGGCGAATCGGTCGCATTAATCGGTGCGACAGGTGCAGGGAAAACGACTGTCATGCAGCTGCTCGCCAGATTTTATGAGACGGACAAAGGACGCATTCTCGTCGACGGTGAAAACATTAAAGATTATACGAGAACGAATATCCGTTCACAGACAGCATTCGTGCTGCAGGACCCGTATCTGTTCGAAGCGACCATCCGCGAAAATATCCGTTACGGCAGAATGGATGCGACAGACGATGAAGTAATTGAAGCGGCGAAAGTGGCTAATGCCCACGACTTCATTATGACGCTCGAGCAGGGTTACGACACTGTGCTCGATCTGGATGAGGGCTTTATCTCACAGGGGCAGAAGCAGCTGATTTCAATTGCCCGTGCGTTAATTACAGACCCGGCAATACTGCTCCTTGATGAGGCGACGTCAAGTATCGACACGATTACCGAGTTGAAGATTCAGGAATCACTCGAACGTCTGATGAAAGGGCGGACGAGTATTATTATCGCCCACAGGCTGAATACCATTAAAGCGGTCGACCGTATATTCGTGCTCGGGCAGGGAGAAATGCTTGAAGCGGGAACAGAAGAGGAGCTGCTGAAACTGGAAGGCAAATACTACGATATGGTCAATCAGTAA
- the mutL gene encoding DNA mismatch repair endonuclease MutL — translation MGQIHVLPAHIQNKIAAGEVVERPSSIVKEIVENSLDAGSTVVEVFIKNSGMESIKVVDNGHGIDYEDRTLLFERHATSKIDTAYELFEIRSLGFRGEALASIGAVSKVTLESMQGDSTPFKIVYSGGKYDEDTVWHERRGTIIEIEDLFFNTPARLKYIKNLRTEAGKIIDIMQRMALNYPEVSFRLVFDGKDRFKTTGNGNLKEVINILYGIQVSSNTLEVHAESPDYTIDGYIVRPEVTRSNRNYINLSINNRHVRHFKLSQSIINAYHTLQPKDKYPLAFLNIRMDPKLIDVNVHPSKVEVKLSKETELLKLMEAAVKEALMETELIPEVAHRKPKQQKPEQSAIDFTERHDKIREHIDTYEPPARQLPKQTFTEPRKETEKEQMTRRRVTEKPETTYTSPFKQTEKIQPQPKQKDTPSFAGHEPLPEKEKLPYLEIIGQLHGTYIIMQNETGMYLMDQHAAQERIKYEYIYANIIKEADGIPLLIPYTFEFSFDDVITIDEKLAELQSLGFDIEKSGIKQYTVSRYPSWIKADNPEEDINDLIDFISQTDNFDVKKYREEMSIMMSCKQSIKANHYLDKNQMAALLEELGKCYSPYTCPHGRPVIIHMTTYEIERLFNRIMK, via the coding sequence ATGGGACAGATTCACGTGCTGCCCGCTCATATACAAAATAAAATCGCAGCTGGTGAAGTTGTCGAGCGTCCAAGTTCAATCGTCAAGGAGATTGTTGAAAACTCGCTCGACGCCGGCTCCACTGTCGTTGAAGTATTCATTAAAAACAGCGGCATGGAATCGATAAAAGTTGTCGACAACGGCCACGGTATCGATTATGAGGACCGTACACTGCTTTTTGAAAGACATGCGACGAGTAAAATTGATACAGCCTACGAGCTGTTTGAAATCCGTTCACTCGGTTTCCGCGGTGAGGCGCTTGCGAGTATCGGTGCAGTTTCAAAAGTAACGCTTGAGAGCATGCAGGGCGATTCAACACCGTTTAAAATTGTGTACAGCGGCGGGAAATACGATGAGGATACCGTCTGGCATGAACGCCGCGGGACGATTATTGAAATTGAAGATTTGTTCTTTAATACGCCTGCACGGTTAAAATATATTAAAAATCTGCGCACTGAAGCGGGAAAGATTATCGATATTATGCAGCGCATGGCGCTGAATTACCCGGAAGTCAGCTTCCGTCTCGTATTTGACGGCAAAGACCGCTTTAAAACTACGGGGAACGGCAACTTAAAAGAAGTCATTAATATTCTTTACGGCATCCAGGTATCAAGTAATACGCTGGAAGTTCACGCCGAAAGTCCGGACTATACGATTGACGGTTATATCGTAAGACCCGAAGTCACGCGGAGCAACCGCAACTACATTAACTTAAGCATCAACAACAGACACGTCCGGCACTTTAAATTATCACAGAGTATTATTAACGCATATCACACGCTGCAGCCGAAAGACAAATACCCGCTCGCATTTTTAAACATCAGGATGGATCCGAAACTGATCGATGTTAACGTGCATCCGTCAAAAGTCGAAGTGAAACTGTCGAAAGAGACGGAACTATTAAAGCTGATGGAAGCTGCAGTAAAAGAAGCACTGATGGAAACTGAACTGATTCCGGAAGTGGCGCACAGAAAACCGAAGCAGCAAAAACCGGAACAAAGCGCAATCGACTTTACAGAACGCCACGATAAAATAAGAGAGCATATCGATACGTATGAGCCGCCTGCACGTCAGCTGCCGAAACAGACGTTTACTGAACCTCGTAAAGAAACCGAAAAAGAGCAAATGACCCGCCGGCGTGTTACAGAAAAACCGGAAACAACGTATACAAGTCCGTTCAAACAGACTGAAAAAATACAGCCGCAGCCAAAACAGAAAGATACACCATCATTCGCCGGGCATGAACCGCTGCCTGAAAAAGAGAAGCTGCCTTACCTTGAAATAATCGGTCAGCTGCATGGTACGTATATTATTATGCAGAATGAAACAGGCATGTATTTAATGGACCAGCACGCTGCGCAGGAACGTATTAAGTACGAATATATTTACGCGAACATCATCAAAGAAGCTGACGGTATACCGCTCCTGATTCCGTATACGTTTGAGTTCAGTTTTGACGATGTGATTACAATCGATGAGAAACTGGCTGAACTGCAGTCGCTCGGTTTTGATATCGAAAAAAGCGGCATTAAGCAGTATACGGTATCCCGTTATCCGTCATGGATTAAAGCGGATAATCCGGAAGAAGATATTAACGATTTAATCGATTTTATCTCACAGACAGATAATTTTGATGTGAAGAAATACCGCGAGGAAATGTCGATTATGATGAGCTGCAAGCAGTCCATTAAAGCGAATCACTACCTCGATAAAAACCAGATGGCGGCACTGCTTGAAGAACTCGGTAAGTGTTACTCACCGTATACGTGCCCGCACGGCCGGCCGGTAATTATTCACATGACAACGTACGAAATTGAAAGATTGTTCAACCGTATTATGAAGTAG
- the hfq gene encoding RNA chaperone Hfq: protein MNLQDSFLGEYKESGQEITVFLMNGFQLQGKISDFDKYVVELDSEGKVQIIYKHAISTFIRA, encoded by the coding sequence ATGAATTTGCAAGATTCGTTTCTAGGGGAGTACAAAGAATCAGGACAGGAAATCACGGTATTTTTAATGAATGGTTTCCAGTTACAGGGGAAGATCAGCGACTTTGACAAGTATGTCGTTGAATTGGATTCAGAGGGGAAAGTTCAAATCATATATAAGCACGCAATCAGTACATTTATTCGTGCATAA
- the mutS gene encoding DNA mismatch repair protein MutS, translating to MREPTPMMKQYFSIKDNHPDSLLLFRLGDFYELFYDDAVTAAKVLEITLTSRDKSKDPIPMCGVPYHSARNYIAKLIDNGYKVAICEQMEDPTETKGMVKREVVRVITPGTLIDDFGMDDGASNFILAVHETDERTEVSYADISTGEIFAFSTSDETELKSEIETLGARELVTNAESEHIIHRIYNDPPLYTVFEADEPADYDYEDDIDEHRAINLLLNYIRKQNMQELKHLKTVEKHRINTFMKLNYAAISNLELLENIQTKKVKGSLFWYLNRTETPMGKRMLRKLIERPLVSKKEIENRQSIVTTLIDNFTEREQLSNILNDVYDIERLVGRLAFNNVDVKDLVQLRDSLYGLPELKTVLESLKLTDNKTFSNFDSMEDAYERLEVLTDTPPKTIREGKIFKDGVSEELDNLRDISTNARTWLNNYLETEKERTGIKNLKIGFNKVFGYYLEISKVQAMNFDAEKFEYNRKQTLTNAERFITPELKEMESQILTAEDDSIKLEFNMFTELRTDMMEYITRLQRTAEQISTLDTLISFALVSNDYHLTTPEFSSDKSIKLVDARHPIVERMLNENTYVPNDLTMSKDNFIYLITGPNMSGKSTYMRQVALIIIMAQIGMRVPAASAKVPIFDAIYTRIGASDDLSSGKSTFMIEMMEANTALQHATKDSLLIFDEIGRGTSTYDGMALAQAMLVYIHEEIGAKTLFSTHYHELTNLEDELTGLQNVHVKATEYDGKLVFLHKVKPGAVEKSYGIHVAKLAELPDRVTELAAEYLSGFENQKHDREPPHRQDDIFQLELPLDDSETVSKDDKQLLGELTALDLNNMTPMEALNTLHGLVNKARGEG from the coding sequence ATGCGGGAACCAACACCGATGATGAAGCAGTATTTTTCAATTAAGGATAATCATCCGGACAGTCTGCTTTTATTCAGACTTGGAGATTTTTACGAGCTCTTTTACGACGATGCAGTCACTGCAGCGAAAGTGCTCGAAATTACATTAACTTCACGCGATAAAAGCAAGGATCCGATACCGATGTGCGGCGTGCCGTACCATTCTGCGCGTAACTATATAGCGAAACTGATCGACAATGGATATAAAGTAGCAATCTGTGAACAGATGGAAGATCCGACAGAGACAAAAGGCATGGTCAAAAGAGAAGTGGTCCGTGTCATAACGCCCGGAACATTAATTGATGACTTCGGCATGGATGACGGGGCGAGCAACTTCATTCTAGCAGTGCATGAGACGGATGAGAGAACAGAAGTCAGCTATGCGGATATTTCGACAGGTGAAATTTTTGCGTTTTCAACAAGTGACGAGACGGAACTGAAGAGTGAAATTGAAACGCTCGGTGCCCGTGAACTTGTCACGAACGCTGAAAGTGAACATATCATTCACCGGATTTATAATGACCCGCCGCTTTACACGGTTTTTGAAGCGGATGAGCCGGCGGATTACGACTATGAAGATGATATCGATGAGCATCGTGCAATCAATCTGCTGTTAAACTATATACGAAAGCAGAACATGCAGGAACTGAAGCATTTAAAAACGGTTGAAAAACACCGCATCAATACGTTTATGAAACTGAATTATGCAGCCATCTCGAACCTTGAACTGCTGGAAAATATTCAGACGAAAAAAGTGAAAGGTTCATTGTTCTGGTATTTAAACCGTACTGAAACACCGATGGGTAAACGCATGCTCAGAAAACTGATCGAGCGGCCGCTCGTCTCGAAGAAGGAAATTGAAAACCGCCAGAGTATCGTGACGACGCTAATCGACAACTTTACCGAGCGGGAGCAGCTGTCAAACATTTTAAACGATGTTTACGATATCGAACGGCTTGTCGGACGGCTTGCATTCAACAACGTTGACGTTAAAGATTTAGTGCAGCTCCGTGATTCTCTTTACGGTCTGCCTGAGTTAAAGACGGTACTCGAATCATTAAAACTGACAGACAACAAAACATTCAGCAACTTCGACAGTATGGAAGATGCGTATGAACGTCTCGAAGTACTGACGGATACTCCGCCGAAAACTATCCGTGAAGGAAAAATTTTCAAAGACGGAGTCAGCGAAGAGCTGGACAACTTAAGAGATATCAGCACGAACGCGCGTACATGGCTGAACAACTATCTTGAGACAGAAAAAGAACGTACAGGCATTAAAAATCTGAAGATCGGCTTTAACAAAGTATTCGGTTATTACCTTGAAATTTCCAAAGTACAGGCAATGAACTTCGATGCGGAAAAATTCGAGTATAACCGTAAGCAGACACTGACGAATGCCGAGCGTTTTATTACACCGGAGCTTAAAGAGATGGAAAGTCAAATACTGACTGCAGAAGATGACAGCATTAAGCTTGAATTCAACATGTTTACCGAACTCCGTACAGACATGATGGAATACATCACGCGTCTGCAGCGGACGGCGGAGCAGATTTCGACACTCGATACGCTGATTTCATTCGCGCTCGTGTCGAACGACTACCATCTGACAACGCCGGAATTCTCCTCAGACAAATCGATTAAACTCGTCGATGCGCGTCATCCGATCGTGGAACGCATGCTGAACGAAAACACGTATGTGCCAAACGACTTAACGATGTCGAAAGACAATTTTATATATCTGATTACAGGTCCGAATATGTCCGGTAAATCAACGTATATGCGTCAGGTGGCATTAATCATCATTATGGCCCAGATAGGCATGAGAGTACCTGCCGCGAGCGCGAAGGTCCCGATATTTGATGCGATCTATACACGTATCGGAGCGAGCGATGATTTATCGAGCGGTAAATCGACATTTATGATTGAGATGATGGAAGCCAATACAGCGCTGCAGCACGCGACGAAAGACTCGCTGTTAATATTCGATGAGATCGGCCGGGGAACGAGCACATACGACGGTATGGCGCTTGCACAGGCAATGCTCGTGTACATTCATGAAGAGATTGGCGCGAAAACGTTATTTTCAACGCACTACCATGAACTGACGAACCTGGAAGATGAACTGACCGGACTGCAGAACGTCCACGTTAAAGCGACGGAATACGACGGCAAACTCGTTTTCCTGCACAAAGTAAAACCGGGTGCAGTCGAGAAAAGTTACGGTATTCATGTGGCGAAACTGGCAGAACTGCCGGACCGTGTTACCGAACTGGCAGCCGAATATTTAAGCGGCTTTGAAAACCAGAAACACGACCGTGAACCACCACACCGTCAGGATGATATCTTCCAGCTGGAACTGCCGCTCGATGACAGCGAAACTGTTTCAAAAGACGATAAACAGCTCCTCGGGGAATTAACTGCACTTGACTTAAATAATATGACGCCGATGGAGGCGCTGAATACATTGCACGGATTAGTAAACAAAGCACGCGGGGAGGGATAA
- a CDS encoding alpha/beta fold hydrolase, with the protein MKILNRTMKNKDRSISVTHYVPERPKASIQILHGMAEHKDRYKEFLMYLALNDIHCVIHNHRGHGCDEKKSSLGHFNSFDELLDDARIVSTSMPKDVPRIGLGHSMGSILLRRLLTEDIYDAGIIVGTGSKVKLSDTVANVLIQPLSKLIPSTKSRLINKLSFLGYDGNFKGTVKNRWLSADEHHVLQYNTDPHAGQKMSVRALAEILKNIRTVDTSKTLKKYKNIPYLLIGGMDDPFSHFGRDYEMLNWRLQRHFDNVQLELVPNARHEVLFEENRGAVYSNIVKWVKQNVEK; encoded by the coding sequence TTGAAGATTTTAAACCGTACGATGAAAAATAAAGACAGGAGTATTTCAGTGACGCATTACGTTCCGGAGCGTCCGAAAGCAAGTATTCAAATACTGCACGGCATGGCGGAGCATAAGGACAGATATAAGGAATTTTTAATGTATCTGGCGTTAAATGATATTCACTGCGTCATTCATAACCACAGGGGCCACGGCTGTGATGAAAAAAAGAGCAGTCTCGGCCATTTCAATTCGTTTGATGAGCTGCTGGACGATGCGAGAATTGTCAGTACATCAATGCCAAAAGATGTGCCGCGTATCGGCCTTGGCCATTCCATGGGGTCTATTTTACTCAGAAGACTCTTGACAGAAGATATTTACGATGCGGGGATTATCGTCGGCACCGGCAGTAAAGTCAAACTGTCCGATACTGTTGCCAACGTATTAATTCAGCCGCTGTCGAAACTGATCCCCAGTACGAAATCCAGGCTGATTAACAAATTGTCGTTTCTCGGGTATGACGGGAACTTTAAAGGTACAGTGAAAAACCGCTGGCTGTCAGCAGATGAGCATCACGTCCTTCAGTATAATACAGATCCGCATGCCGGTCAGAAAATGAGCGTCAGGGCGCTTGCTGAAATATTGAAAAATATCCGTACGGTGGATACTTCAAAAACATTAAAGAAATACAAAAATATCCCTTACTTATTAATTGGCGGAATGGACGATCCGTTTTCTCATTTCGGCAGGGATTATGAAATGTTAAACTGGCGTCTGCAGCGTCACTTTGACAATGTTCAGCTGGAACTGGTACCGAACGCACGCCATGAAGTACTGTTTGAGGAAAACAGGGGTGCAGTGTATTCTAATATCGTAAAATGGGTGAAACAAAATGTTGAAAAGTAA
- a CDS encoding RicAFT regulatory complex protein RicA family protein yields MYTKDEIIEEAKKLGKMMSETEQVEFFKKAEEKIHENQEIREKMASLKSLQQQAVNFQNYGKERAYKMTEEKLAKIEQELDDMPLVDQFKESQAGVNELLQMVSHAISSTVTSEIIESTGGDLMQGETGAAIRNKPNRDPDQFK; encoded by the coding sequence ATGTATACAAAGGATGAAATAATAGAAGAGGCGAAAAAGCTTGGTAAAATGATGTCTGAAACTGAGCAGGTCGAGTTCTTTAAAAAAGCGGAAGAAAAAATTCATGAGAATCAGGAAATCCGTGAAAAAATGGCCAGCCTGAAAAGTCTTCAGCAGCAGGCAGTAAACTTCCAAAACTACGGTAAGGAACGTGCTTACAAAATGACGGAAGAAAAACTTGCTAAAATCGAACAGGAATTAGACGACATGCCGCTTGTAGACCAGTTCAAAGAATCACAGGCAGGCGTGAACGAGCTTCTTCAAATGGTTTCGCACGCAATCAGCTCAACTGTAACGAGCGAAATTATCGAATCAACAGGCGGAGATTTGATGCAGGGCGAAACAGGTGCTGCAATCCGCAACAAGCCGAACCGCGATCCGGATCAGTTTAAATAA